Below is a genomic region from Planctomycetota bacterium.
TCTGGCGGGGACGGACATCGTGCCCGCGATCGGCGACGACACGCTCGACGTTGAGGCCGACGATTACTTCGCGTCAGGTCCGCCGCGAAGCTTGTACGCCGAGCTTGCTGCACACGTCGAAATGCCGCGACCCACTGCCGACTACCTCGCGGCCGCGGGACACGTGGGCGTGATCCTCTCCAGCACGACGGCCGATCTGCGGGCTGAACTGCCCGAGGCCGAGGTTTTCGAGCGACTGCAGAACCGTCTCGCCGCCGCCCAGGCCGACGTCAACCGGCGGCGACGAACGCCGCGCCGGGGGCACAGACGACGTTGATCATCTGCCCTTCCTCGATGATGCCGTCGTTCAGGTCAATCGCGTGATCGTCCGCTGGCAAGTCGACGATGACGTTCGCACCGGCCCGCACCGTCACACGCCGGCCCACGCCCGTCTCGACGACCTTGGTCACCCGGCCCTGCACGATCCGCGGTTCGCCCATGATCGGCTGAATGAACGCCCCGCCCGTCGGCACGGTGTACACCTTTCGCGCTTTCACCAGCACGTATCCCTTGAGCGGCTTGCCAACGGTCGCCGTCAATCCGCCGTCCGGCTCGCGAAGCTGGAGCTCGTACGTCGAGCCGCGTGGTTGAAAGACGACCACGCCGCCCTTGTTCGACAGCAGTCGCCCCAAGTCCGGCTCGAAGCCTTCGACGACGGCAACGGTCTCACGCGGCTGCTGGGCGGCTTCACTCTCGGCGGTCGTCGTCATGGTCGAGCGACTCTATCGGCATGTCGCAGACGCAGCCAGACCGATGCGTGTGATGTTGAACTCGAAACCTGAGATCCGTCATCCTGAGCGAGCGCAGCGAGTCGAAGGACCTCGTTTGATACGCGTCGCAGACCCAAGCGAGGTCCCTCGGCTTCACTCGGGATGACGGAGTGAACGAGCGTCGCGACTTGGCAACTCACCCCGGAGGCCACCCCAAATCCCGACCTGCCAGCACGTGGACGTGCAGGTGAAAGACCGTCTGCCCCGCCCCAGCACCGGTGTTGATGACGGTGCGGTAGTCGTCGTAGCCCGCCTCCTTGGCCACACGATCGGCGACGACCATCAGGTGCCCCAGCGACGCCGCCTTGCCGTCGGCCGCCATGTCTCGAAGGGACGCGAACGGCTCCTTCGGCACGACCAGCACGTGCAGCGGGGCCTTCGGGTCGACGTCGTCGAACGCGATGCAGACGTCGTCCTCATGCCTTATCGAGGCGGGAATCTCGCGGCGGATGATCCGCGTGAAAATCGACGGTGCGTCGTCTGCCATCGATACATCCTACCGCACCACCAATCGGTACTCGGTACTCGGTACTCGTCTGCCTCCTACCCTTCCCGTCCTCATGGAGAGCAAGTTCGGCAAGATCGTTCTCGTGGTCATCGGCGTCGTGCTCATGATCACCTTCCTCCTGCCCGCCGGCATGCAGCAGTTCGCCGGCCAGGTCGGCGACGTCGGCTCGCTCGACGGCAAGAAGGTCGAACAAGGCCACCTCCGGCAGTCCGTCGGACTGATGGAAGCCGCGAGCAACATCCGCTTCGACGGCGTGCCGTTGCCTGTCGCCGCCTTCGCCTCGCCCGACCTGCAGCGGATCAACCAGATGGCCCCGTTCATGGACCCACTGCAAGTCCAGCAGCTCCAGGCGGCCACCGTCCAGCAGGCGGCCAGGCGGGTCGATCGCCTCGTCGAAGATCCAGTCACGCTCTTCCTGCTCCTCCAGGAAGCCCACGAGCTCGGCGGCGTGCCGTTGGCCGACGTCGAAGAGGCCATCCGCGAAAACGGCGTCGTGACGATGGCCAGCCAGGACGGCACCGGCACGCCGCAGCAGGTCCAGTTTTCCCGAATCGCCGGGGCCGACCTGCGGCTGACCTACCTCAGAGCGGCCAAGGCGGCGTACGACATCGCTCTCGCCAGCCGCCGGCACGGGGACGTGGTCAAGCTCAGCAGGCCTTTCGCCGAGCGCAACGTCGCCGCTGAGCAGCAGGAAGTCACGTTCCGCGCCACGCCCGTCGCCTACGACGAGTTCGTCGCGACACAGCCCGACCCGTCGGCCGAGGCGATCGAGGCGCACTTTGCGACCTTCCGCGACGAGGTCCCCGGCCTGGTCAGCGCTAACAACCCGTTCGGCTTCGGCTATCGCCAGCCCGATCGCGTCGCCCTGACCTACATCATGGTGCCACGCGTCAACGCCCGACAGAAGGTGCTCGGCGAGCTGTCGGCCCAGACGATCGCGGCACGCGAGTTGGAGTTCTTCCGCTACTTCAAGGAAAACCGAGCCTTCTTCCCGCCGCCGACGACGCAGCCGAGCACGCGTCCGACGACCCGGCCGACAGATGCGATGTCGCCGCTGTTGAAGGAGGAATCGCCCGGCGTGGCGGAGTTCCTCGACAAGCAGGCCGCCGGTTACGTCGAGGCCGGTCGCAGCGAAGACGCCGACGAGTGGAACGACTTTGTGGCTGTCCATGACGACGTGGTGGAACAGCTCGTCGCCGAGCGAACGCGGAGCTTGTTGGAAAACGCCGCCGCCAAAGTGCGGTCGCGGCTGGTTTCGGCCGGCCCGGAGCCGGATCTGCAGAACGTCGCCGACCAAGTCGAGCGCGAGGTCGGCGTGGCGTCGACGGTCCTCGACCTGAGCGACGATCTGCTGGCCATCAGCGATCTCGCCCAGCCCGGCCTCGTCGGACCAATCGCCGAGGCCGGCATCGGCAACGCGATCTTCGCCCAGTACGTTGCCGCCTTCACGCTGCCGTTGCTCGAAGGTGCCCGACAGGAAGAGGCCGCGTCGTCGAATCAGGCGATCGACGTCAATCGTCCGGCCCCGATCATCGCCAACCGC
It encodes:
- a CDS encoding histidine triad nucleotide-binding protein; this translates as MADDAPSIFTRIIRREIPASIRHEDDVCIAFDDVDPKAPLHVLVVPKEPFASLRDMAADGKAASLGHLMVVADRVAKEAGYDDYRTVINTGAGAGQTVFHLHVHVLAGRDLGWPPG